In Halobacillus amylolyticus, the following proteins share a genomic window:
- the ruvB gene encoding Holliday junction branch migration DNA helicase RuvB: MEERMISGELQGEEQQIELSLRPEMLRQYIGQEKTKENLRIFIEAAKMRHEPLDHVLLYGPPGLGKTTLASIIANEMEGQFRSTSGPAIERAGDLAAILSSLEAGDILFIDEIHRLPRSVEEILYPAMEDFCLDIIVGNGPSARSVRLDLPPFTLVGATTRAGLLSAPLRDRFGVHSRLDFYDTKALCAIVERTADIFHVGIDTDAAVEVARRSRGTPRIANRLLKRVRDIAQVRGEDVISEKTTKTALKMLQVDGEGLDHIDHKLLLAIIDSFRGGPVGLDTIAATIGEESQTIEDVYEPFLLQMGFIQRTPRGRTVTPKAYAHFNREVPEA, from the coding sequence ATGGAGGAACGTATGATATCAGGTGAACTTCAAGGAGAAGAACAGCAAATCGAACTGAGCCTCCGCCCTGAAATGCTCCGGCAGTATATCGGGCAAGAAAAGACGAAAGAAAATTTACGCATCTTTATTGAAGCAGCAAAAATGCGTCATGAACCTCTTGATCACGTACTGCTTTATGGCCCGCCTGGTCTCGGTAAAACAACACTGGCCTCGATCATCGCCAATGAAATGGAAGGACAATTTCGGTCCACTTCAGGTCCGGCGATCGAACGTGCCGGAGATTTAGCAGCAATTTTATCTTCTTTAGAAGCAGGGGACATCTTATTCATTGATGAAATTCACCGACTGCCTCGTTCGGTTGAGGAAATTCTTTACCCCGCCATGGAGGATTTCTGTTTAGACATAATTGTCGGGAACGGTCCAAGTGCAAGGTCTGTTCGACTTGACCTTCCACCGTTCACGCTGGTCGGTGCTACAACGAGAGCAGGCTTATTGTCCGCTCCGCTTCGTGATCGGTTCGGTGTTCACAGTCGCCTGGATTTTTATGATACAAAAGCGTTATGTGCGATTGTTGAACGGACAGCGGATATCTTTCATGTAGGGATTGACACAGATGCTGCTGTTGAAGTAGCGCGAAGGTCACGAGGGACACCGAGGATTGCAAATCGGTTATTGAAGCGGGTCCGTGATATTGCTCAAGTGAGAGGGGAAGATGTGATCAGTGAAAAAACAACGAAAACAGCTCTTAAAATGCTCCAAGTAGATGGAGAAGGGCTTGATCATATTGACCATAAGCTTCTACTTGCGATTATCGATAGCTTCAGGGGAGGGCCAGTTGGTTTAGATACGATAGCAGCTACCATCGGGGAAGAGTCACAAACGATTGAAGATGTGTATGAACCATTCTTATTACAAATGGGCTTTATCCAACGAACACCGCGGGGGCGGACCGTAACCCCAAAGGCTTATGCTCATTTTAACAGAGAGGTGCCAGAGGCTTGA
- the queA gene encoding tRNA preQ1(34) S-adenosylmethionine ribosyltransferase-isomerase QueA, producing MDVKQYDFDLPEELIAQVPLLDRASSRLMVLNREEQVISHRHFSDIKQFLQAGDCLVLNDTRVLPARLYGSKKDTGGKVEVLLLHQDHEDEWEVLVKPAKKVKIGTEIIFGEGKLVAECIGLSEHGGRKVRFSYEGIFLEVLESLGEMPLPPYIKEQLSDQERYQTVYAKEEGSAAAPTAGLHFTKELLADLKKSGVEIAYLTLHVGLGTFRPVSVENVEEHEMHAEFYRLSQETAEQLLRVKRNGGRIISVGTTSTRTLETIMRDYGTFKEASGWTDIFIYPPYQLRAIDGLMTNFHLPQSTLIMLVSALAGRDFILEAYKKAVEERYRFFSFGDAMLIL from the coding sequence ATGGACGTTAAACAATATGATTTTGATTTACCAGAAGAGCTCATTGCACAAGTACCGCTATTAGATCGGGCATCATCAAGATTAATGGTGCTTAACAGAGAAGAACAAGTCATAAGCCATCGCCATTTTTCCGATATTAAGCAATTTTTACAGGCTGGGGACTGCCTCGTATTAAATGATACACGAGTATTACCCGCTCGCCTATATGGCTCTAAGAAAGATACGGGTGGAAAGGTAGAGGTGCTTCTCTTACATCAAGATCATGAGGACGAATGGGAAGTGCTTGTTAAACCAGCTAAAAAAGTAAAAATTGGAACGGAAATTATATTTGGTGAAGGAAAGTTAGTTGCAGAATGTATAGGATTAAGTGAACATGGCGGGAGGAAAGTACGATTTTCCTATGAGGGTATCTTCCTGGAAGTACTCGAATCATTAGGGGAAATGCCACTCCCGCCATATATTAAAGAACAACTGTCTGATCAAGAGCGTTACCAAACCGTTTACGCTAAAGAAGAAGGATCAGCCGCGGCTCCCACAGCAGGATTGCATTTTACCAAAGAATTACTGGCAGATCTTAAAAAGAGCGGAGTAGAGATTGCCTACTTAACGTTACATGTCGGTCTAGGAACATTCAGGCCAGTTAGCGTTGAAAATGTGGAAGAACATGAAATGCATGCAGAATTTTATCGATTGAGTCAGGAAACGGCTGAGCAATTGTTGCGTGTGAAGAGGAATGGCGGTCGAATCATTTCTGTAGGGACGACATCAACGCGTACACTGGAAACGATTATGCGCGATTATGGAACGTTTAAAGAAGCAAGTGGATGGACAGATATATTTATTTATCCGCCGTATCAGTTAAGGGCTATAGATGGATTAATGACGAATTTCCACTTGCCTCAATCTACATTGATCATGTTAGTCAGTGCGCTAGCAGGAAGAGACTTTATTTTAGAAGCATACAAAAAGGCTGTGGAGGAAAGGTATCGATTCTTCAGCTTTGGAGATGCCATGCTGATTTTATAA
- a CDS encoding DUF2905 domain-containing protein codes for MTGFGKIFIVIGIVFIVIGVLWSLIGKLPGDISFKKGNVTFYFPIMTSIIVSIVLSLIFYIIGKIR; via the coding sequence TTGACGGGTTTTGGGAAAATCTTTATTGTAATAGGGATTGTGTTTATTGTTATTGGGGTATTGTGGAGTTTGATTGGAAAACTTCCAGGTGATATCAGCTTTAAAAAAGGGAATGTTACCTTTTATTTTCCGATTATGACTTCGATTATCGTAAGCATAGTCTTATCATTAATTTTTTATATCATCGGCAAGATCCGTTGA